A single Brienomyrus brachyistius isolate T26 chromosome 11, BBRACH_0.4, whole genome shotgun sequence DNA region contains:
- the LOC125751404 gene encoding inositol hexakisphosphate and diphosphoinositol-pentakisphosphate kinase 2-like isoform X6: MSEPSSPGESQRGAPRFFVGCEDDDGEGLGSSMRTDAELELFEEEADSPPERQIVVGICSMMKKSKSKPMTQILERLCRFEYITVVIFPEDIILNEPVEKWPLCDCLISFHSKGFPLDKAVSYAKLRQPLLINDLNMQYFIQDRREVYRILQEEGIDLPRYVVLNRDPDKPEECNLVEGEDHVEVNGEIFQKPFVEKPVCAEDHNVYIYYPTSAGGGSQRLFRKIGSRSSVYSPESSVRKTGSYIYEEFMPTDGTDVKVYTVGPDYAHAEARKSPALDGKVERDSEGKEIRYPVMLTAMEKLVARKVCLAFKQTVCGFDLLRANGHSFVCDVNGFSFVKNSMKYYDDCAKILGNIVMRELAPQLHIPWSIPTEAEDIPIVPTTSGTMMELRCVIAVIRHGDRTPKQKMKMEVRNPMFFDMFEKYGGYKTGKLKLKKPKQLQEVLDIARELLAELGQHNDCEIEEKKSKLEQLKTVLEMYGHFSGINRKVQLTYLPHGQPKTSSEEEDTRKDGPSLLLVLKWGGELTPTGRVQAEELGRAFRCMYPGGQGDYAGFPGCGLLRLHSTYRHDLKIYASDEGRVQMTAAAFAKGLLALEGELTPILVQMVKSANMNGLLDSDSDSLTGCQHRVKARLHEIMQKDQDFGEVDFEKLAPTASPSLVSSMKVVTNPVKTCDQVYTLIQSLTSQIRRRLEDPKSADLQLYHSESLELMLQRWSKLERDFRMKNGRYDISKIPDIYDCIKYDVQHNASLGLEDMQELFRLSRALADIVIPQEYGINKVEKLDIAYAYCLPLVKKIQLDLQRTHEDESVNKLHPLYSRGVMSPGRHVRTRLYFTSESHVHSLLSIFRYGGLLDEEQDQQWKRAMDYLGAVTELNYMTQIVIMLYEDNNKDPSSEERFHVELHFSPGVKGCDDEQKAPLGFGFRPASSENEEKQPDPGSLEDLSQSEPDRAAPLTEPVLSETTSTKMGTYRLFPSYSRQSPEMKQSGLGTWDDAAALDVSSALCWEGTEPLEEHHVAQLLRRFSTDQLLHRQLSLDSALAHHLHQCSYHLRLFRNWLISGQDTLDCLYGFEGCSMVPSIYPLETLHNSLSLKQVDQFLTAVCESGGESQSRTTRALSAMFDTQTQPSVDAYIPQRVLSSSASLRHRSDRPPWYSSGPSSTVSSAGPSSPTTADTSPRFSFSDKTSLTPQSSEETQGGQQGGHLPSPPHLPSSPPPGTDETDKQEVGHQETGTSPMTNHHDCQELPESPSEAADAPSPDSPLAELLPGHPGSLPVLLELHESSSEAGSSSQTPISPDMEVGGGALDTEAGPGAWKNGLGPVVEVGGAQAAEP, encoded by the exons ATGTCCGAGCCGAGCAGCCCCGGCGAGAGCCAGCGTGGCGCTCCCAGATTCTTCGTGGGCTGCGAGGACGATGACGGCGAGGGCTTGGGCAGCAGCATGAGGACGGACGCCGAGCTGGAGCTGTTCGAGGAGGAGGCCGATTCG CCTCCAGAGCGGCAGATCGTGGTGGGAATCTGCTCCATGATGAAGAAATCCAAGTCCAAGCCGATGACGCAGATCCTGGAGCGACTGTGCCGATTTGAGTACATCACCGTCGTCATCTTCCCGGAGGACATCATTCTCAATGAGCCGGTGGAGAAATGGCCCCTTTGTGACTGCCTCATCTCCTTCCACTCCAAAG GGTTTCCTCTCGACAAAGCCGTAAGCTACGCCAAGCTCAGACAGCCGCTCCTCATCAACGACCTGAACATGCAGTACTTCATACAGGACAG GAGGGAGGTGTACCGGATCCTGCAAGAAGAGGGGATCGATTTGCCGCGCTACGTCGTGCTGAACCGCGATCCGGACAAACCGGAGG AGTGCAACCTGGTGGAAGGTGAGGATCACGTGGAGGTGAATGGGGAAATCTTCCAGAAGCCCTTTGTGGAGAAGCCCGTTTGCGCTGAGGACCACAACGTGTACATCTATTATCCGACATCAGCCGGGGGGGGCAGCCAGCGGCTTTTCCGGAAG attGGCAGTCGTAGTAGTGTTTACTCCCCGGAGAGCAGCGTGCGCAAGACGGGGTCTTACATCTACGAGGAGTTCATGCCCACCGACGGCACGGATGTTAAG GTGTACACGGTGGGTCCCGACTACGCCCATGCCGAGGCTCGGAAGTCGCCTGCCCTGGATGGGAAGGTGGAGCGTGACAGCGAGGGCAAGGAGATCCGCTACCCTGTAATGCTCACCGCCATGGAGAAGCTGGTCGCTCGCAAAGTGTGCCTGGCCTTCAAG CAAACGGTGTGTGGCTTCGACCTCCTCCGGGCCAACGGACACTCCTTCGTCTGTGACGTCAACGGTTTCAGCTTTGTCAAGAACTCCATGAAGTATTACGACGACTGCGCCAAAATCCTGGG GAACATCGTGATGCGGGAGCTGGCTCCCCAGCTCCACATCCCTTGGTCGATCCCGACAGAAGCTGAGGATATTCCCATCGTGCCGACTACATCAGGAACCAT GATGGAGCTCCGTTGCGTGATCGCTGTCATCCGGCATGGCGATCGAACCCCTAAGCAGAAAATGAAGATGGAAGTGAGGAATCCCAT GTTTTTTGACATGTTCGAAAAATATGGCGGCTACAAGACCGGGAAGCTGAAACTCAAGAAACCGAAGCAGTTACAG GAGGTACTGGACATAGCCCGGGAGCTGCTGGCAGAACTGGGACAGCACAACGACTGCGAGATCGAGGAGAAGAAGTCCAAACTGGAGCAGCTGAAAACCGTCCTGGAGAT GTACGGCCATTTCTCAGGAATAAACAGGAAAGTGCAGCTCACCTACCTTCCCCACGGCCAGCCCAAGACCTCCAGCGAGGAGGAAG ACACGAGGAAGGACGGACCCTCTCTGCTGCTGGTgctgaagtgggggggggagctgacCCCCACAGGACGGGTACAGGCTGAAGAACTGGGCCGGGCCTTCCGCTGCATGTACCCGGGGGGCCAAG GGGACTATGCCGGCTTCCCCGGCTGTGGTCTGCTGCGACTGCACAGCACATACCGGCACGACCTGAAGATCTACGCCTCGGACGAGGGACGCGTACAGATGACGGCGGCCGCCTTTGCCAAG GGACTGCTGGCCCTGGAGGGGGAGCTGACGCCCATCCTGGTGCAGATGGTGAAGAGTGCCAACATGAACGGGCTCCTGGACAGCGACAGCGACTCGCTGACGGGCTGCCAGCACCGTGTGAAGGCTCGCCTGCACGAGATCATGCAGAAGGACCAGGACTTCGGCGAGGTGGACTTCGAGAAG CTGGCTCCCACTGCCAGTCCTTCTCTGGTGAGTTCCATGAAGGTCGTGACGAACCCAGTGAAGACCTGCGACCAAGTCTACACCCTCATTCAGAGTCTGACCTCGCAGATCCGCAGGAGGCTGGAAGACCCCAAATCAGCAG ACCTGCAGCTCTACCACAGCGAGTCCCTGGAGCTGATGCTCCAGCGCTGGTCCAAACTGGAGCGGGACTTCCGCATGAAGAATGGACGCTATGACATCAGCAAGATCCCGGACATCTATGACTGCATTAAGTATGACGTGCAGCACAACGCCTCCTTGGGCCTGGAGGACATGCAGGAGCTCTTCCGGCTGTCCAGGGCCTTGGCGGACATCGTCATCCCACAG GAGTATGGCATCAATAAAGTAGAAAAGCTGGACATCGCTTATGCTTACTGCCTCCCACTGGTTAAGAAGATCCAGCTGGACCTGCAGAGGACTCACGAGGACGAGTCCGTCAACAAGTTACACCCTTT GTACTCCCGTGGAGTGATGTCACCTGGGCGCCACGTCCGGACGCGCCTCTACTTCACCAGCGAGAGTCACGTACACTCCCTGCTCAGTATCTTCCGCTATGGAGGCCTGCTCGAC GAGGAGCAGGACCAGCAGTGGAAGCGCGCCATGGATTATCTCGGTGCCGTCACGGAGCTCAACTACATGACCCAGATCGTCATCATGTTGTATGAAGACAACAACAAG gaCCCCTCGTCTGAGGAGCGTTTTCATGTGGAGCTTCACTTCAGCCCTGGGGTGAAGGGCTGTGATGACGAGCAGAAAGCTCCCCTGGGGTTTGGCTTCCGTCCAGCTTCCTCCGAG AACGAGGAGAAGCAGCCAGATCCGGGGAGCCTGGAGGACCTGTCGCAGTCCGAGCCGGACCGGGCCGCCCCACTCACTGAGCCC GTCCTGTCTGAGACCACCTCCACCAAGATGGGGACATATCGCCTCTTTCCGTCTTACAGCCGCCAGTCCCCAGAGATGAAACAGAGTGGATTAG ggacatgggATGATGCGGCTGCACTGGATGTAAGCTCAGCTCTGTGTTGGGAGGGAACAG AGCCCCTGGAGGAGCACCACGTGGCCCAGCTTCTCCGGCGCTTCTCCACAGACCAGCTGCTGCATCGGCAGCTCTCTCTGGACAGTGCCCTGGCACACCACCTCCACCAGTGCTCCTACCACCTGCGCCTCTTCCGCAACTGGTTAATCTCCGGCCAGGACACCCTAGATTGCCTCTACG GCTTTGAGGGATGTTCCATGGTGCCATCGATCTACCCGCTGGAGACACTGCACAACTCGCTCTCGCTGAAACAGGTGGACCAGTTCCTCACGGCGGTGTGTGAGAGCGGCGGGGAATCCCAGTCCAGGACCACCAGAG ctctctccGCCATGTTCGACACTCAGACTCAGCCGTCGGTGGACGCCTACATCCCGCAGAGAGTCCTATCGTCCTCTGCGTCGTTGCGCCACCGTTCGGACCGCCCACCCTGGT ATAGCAGTGGTCCATCCAGCACCGTATCCAGTGCGGGCCCGTCATCGCCGACCACTGCCGATACGTCCCCCCGGTTCAGCTTCAGCGACAAGACGTCCCTGACTCCTCAGAGCAGCGAGGAGACACAGGGGGGGCAGCAGGGCGGCCACCTGCCCTCGCCCCCCCACCTGCCCAGCAGCCCGCCTCCTGGCACAGATGAAACAGATAAACAGGAAGTGGGGCACCAGGAGACGGGCACCTCCCCCATGACAAACCACCACGATTGCCAGGAACTGCCGGAGTCCCCAAGCGAGGCAGCAGATGCCCCTTCCCCCGACTCCCCACTGGCCGAGCTGCTCCCGGGGCACCCTGGGTCCCTCCCTGTTCTGCTGGAACTGCATGAGAGCAGCTCTGAGGCCGGTTCCAGTTCGCAAACCCCTATAAGCCCGGATATGGAGGTTGGGGGCGGGGCCTTAGACACGGAGGCGGGGCCGGGGGCATGGAAAAACGGCTTGGGACCGGTTGTGGAGGTTGGCGGTGCACAGGCTGCTGAGCCCTAG
- the LOC125751404 gene encoding inositol hexakisphosphate and diphosphoinositol-pentakisphosphate kinase 2-like isoform X9, translating to MSEPSSPGESQRGAPRFFVGCEDDDGEGLGSSMRTDAELELFEEEADSPPERQIVVGICSMMKKSKSKPMTQILERLCRFEYITVVIFPEDIILNEPVEKWPLCDCLISFHSKGFPLDKAVSYAKLRQPLLINDLNMQYFIQDRREVYRILQEEGIDLPRYVVLNRDPDKPEECNLVEGEDHVEVNGEIFQKPFVEKPVCAEDHNVYIYYPTSAGGGSQRLFRKIGSRSSVYSPESSVRKTGSYIYEEFMPTDGTDVKVYTVGPDYAHAEARKSPALDGKVERDSEGKEIRYPVMLTAMEKLVARKVCLAFKQTVCGFDLLRANGHSFVCDVNGFSFVKNSMKYYDDCAKILGNIVMRELAPQLHIPWSIPTEAEDIPIVPTTSGTMMELRCVIAVIRHGDRTPKQKMKMEVRNPMFFDMFEKYGGYKTGKLKLKKPKQLQEVLDIARELLAELGQHNDCEIEEKKSKLEQLKTVLEMYGHFSGINRKVQLTYLPHGQPKTSSEEEDTRKDGPSLLLVLKWGGELTPTGRVQAEELGRAFRCMYPGGQGDYAGFPGCGLLRLHSTYRHDLKIYASDEGRVQMTAAAFAKGLLALEGELTPILVQMVKSANMNGLLDSDSDSLTGCQHRVKARLHEIMQKDQDFGEVDFEKLAPTASPSLVSSMKVVTNPVKTCDQVYTLIQSLTSQIRRRLEDPKSADLQLYHSESLELMLQRWSKLERDFRMKNGRYDISKIPDIYDCIKYDVQHNASLGLEDMQELFRLSRALADIVIPQEYGINKVEKLDIAYAYCLPLVKKIQLDLQRTHEDESVNKLHPLYSRGVMSPGRHVRTRLYFTSESHVHSLLSIFRYGGLLDEEQDQQWKRAMDYLGAVTELNYMTQIVIMLYEDNNKDPSSEERFHVELHFSPGVKGCDDEQKAPLGFGFRPASSENEEKQPDPGSLEDLSQSEPDRAAPLTEPVLSETTSTKMGTYRLFPSYSRQSPEMKQSGLEPLEEHHVAQLLRRFSTDQLLHRQLSLDSALAHHLHQCSYHLRLFRNWLISGQDTLDCLYGFEGCSMVPSIYPLETLHNSLSLKQVDQFLTAVCESGGESQSRTTRALSAMFDTQTQPSVDAYIPQRVLSSSASLRHRSDRPPWYSSGPSSTVSSAGPSSPTTADTSPRFSFSDKTSLTPQSSEETQGGQQGGHLPSPPHLPSSPPPGTDETDKQEVGHQETGTSPMTNHHDCQELPESPSEAADAPSPDSPLAELLPGHPGSLPVLLELHESSSEAGSSSQTPISPDMEVGGGALDTEAGPGAWKNGLGPVVEVGGAQAAEP from the exons ATGTCCGAGCCGAGCAGCCCCGGCGAGAGCCAGCGTGGCGCTCCCAGATTCTTCGTGGGCTGCGAGGACGATGACGGCGAGGGCTTGGGCAGCAGCATGAGGACGGACGCCGAGCTGGAGCTGTTCGAGGAGGAGGCCGATTCG CCTCCAGAGCGGCAGATCGTGGTGGGAATCTGCTCCATGATGAAGAAATCCAAGTCCAAGCCGATGACGCAGATCCTGGAGCGACTGTGCCGATTTGAGTACATCACCGTCGTCATCTTCCCGGAGGACATCATTCTCAATGAGCCGGTGGAGAAATGGCCCCTTTGTGACTGCCTCATCTCCTTCCACTCCAAAG GGTTTCCTCTCGACAAAGCCGTAAGCTACGCCAAGCTCAGACAGCCGCTCCTCATCAACGACCTGAACATGCAGTACTTCATACAGGACAG GAGGGAGGTGTACCGGATCCTGCAAGAAGAGGGGATCGATTTGCCGCGCTACGTCGTGCTGAACCGCGATCCGGACAAACCGGAGG AGTGCAACCTGGTGGAAGGTGAGGATCACGTGGAGGTGAATGGGGAAATCTTCCAGAAGCCCTTTGTGGAGAAGCCCGTTTGCGCTGAGGACCACAACGTGTACATCTATTATCCGACATCAGCCGGGGGGGGCAGCCAGCGGCTTTTCCGGAAG attGGCAGTCGTAGTAGTGTTTACTCCCCGGAGAGCAGCGTGCGCAAGACGGGGTCTTACATCTACGAGGAGTTCATGCCCACCGACGGCACGGATGTTAAG GTGTACACGGTGGGTCCCGACTACGCCCATGCCGAGGCTCGGAAGTCGCCTGCCCTGGATGGGAAGGTGGAGCGTGACAGCGAGGGCAAGGAGATCCGCTACCCTGTAATGCTCACCGCCATGGAGAAGCTGGTCGCTCGCAAAGTGTGCCTGGCCTTCAAG CAAACGGTGTGTGGCTTCGACCTCCTCCGGGCCAACGGACACTCCTTCGTCTGTGACGTCAACGGTTTCAGCTTTGTCAAGAACTCCATGAAGTATTACGACGACTGCGCCAAAATCCTGGG GAACATCGTGATGCGGGAGCTGGCTCCCCAGCTCCACATCCCTTGGTCGATCCCGACAGAAGCTGAGGATATTCCCATCGTGCCGACTACATCAGGAACCAT GATGGAGCTCCGTTGCGTGATCGCTGTCATCCGGCATGGCGATCGAACCCCTAAGCAGAAAATGAAGATGGAAGTGAGGAATCCCAT GTTTTTTGACATGTTCGAAAAATATGGCGGCTACAAGACCGGGAAGCTGAAACTCAAGAAACCGAAGCAGTTACAG GAGGTACTGGACATAGCCCGGGAGCTGCTGGCAGAACTGGGACAGCACAACGACTGCGAGATCGAGGAGAAGAAGTCCAAACTGGAGCAGCTGAAAACCGTCCTGGAGAT GTACGGCCATTTCTCAGGAATAAACAGGAAAGTGCAGCTCACCTACCTTCCCCACGGCCAGCCCAAGACCTCCAGCGAGGAGGAAG ACACGAGGAAGGACGGACCCTCTCTGCTGCTGGTgctgaagtgggggggggagctgacCCCCACAGGACGGGTACAGGCTGAAGAACTGGGCCGGGCCTTCCGCTGCATGTACCCGGGGGGCCAAG GGGACTATGCCGGCTTCCCCGGCTGTGGTCTGCTGCGACTGCACAGCACATACCGGCACGACCTGAAGATCTACGCCTCGGACGAGGGACGCGTACAGATGACGGCGGCCGCCTTTGCCAAG GGACTGCTGGCCCTGGAGGGGGAGCTGACGCCCATCCTGGTGCAGATGGTGAAGAGTGCCAACATGAACGGGCTCCTGGACAGCGACAGCGACTCGCTGACGGGCTGCCAGCACCGTGTGAAGGCTCGCCTGCACGAGATCATGCAGAAGGACCAGGACTTCGGCGAGGTGGACTTCGAGAAG CTGGCTCCCACTGCCAGTCCTTCTCTGGTGAGTTCCATGAAGGTCGTGACGAACCCAGTGAAGACCTGCGACCAAGTCTACACCCTCATTCAGAGTCTGACCTCGCAGATCCGCAGGAGGCTGGAAGACCCCAAATCAGCAG ACCTGCAGCTCTACCACAGCGAGTCCCTGGAGCTGATGCTCCAGCGCTGGTCCAAACTGGAGCGGGACTTCCGCATGAAGAATGGACGCTATGACATCAGCAAGATCCCGGACATCTATGACTGCATTAAGTATGACGTGCAGCACAACGCCTCCTTGGGCCTGGAGGACATGCAGGAGCTCTTCCGGCTGTCCAGGGCCTTGGCGGACATCGTCATCCCACAG GAGTATGGCATCAATAAAGTAGAAAAGCTGGACATCGCTTATGCTTACTGCCTCCCACTGGTTAAGAAGATCCAGCTGGACCTGCAGAGGACTCACGAGGACGAGTCCGTCAACAAGTTACACCCTTT GTACTCCCGTGGAGTGATGTCACCTGGGCGCCACGTCCGGACGCGCCTCTACTTCACCAGCGAGAGTCACGTACACTCCCTGCTCAGTATCTTCCGCTATGGAGGCCTGCTCGAC GAGGAGCAGGACCAGCAGTGGAAGCGCGCCATGGATTATCTCGGTGCCGTCACGGAGCTCAACTACATGACCCAGATCGTCATCATGTTGTATGAAGACAACAACAAG gaCCCCTCGTCTGAGGAGCGTTTTCATGTGGAGCTTCACTTCAGCCCTGGGGTGAAGGGCTGTGATGACGAGCAGAAAGCTCCCCTGGGGTTTGGCTTCCGTCCAGCTTCCTCCGAG AACGAGGAGAAGCAGCCAGATCCGGGGAGCCTGGAGGACCTGTCGCAGTCCGAGCCGGACCGGGCCGCCCCACTCACTGAGCCC GTCCTGTCTGAGACCACCTCCACCAAGATGGGGACATATCGCCTCTTTCCGTCTTACAGCCGCCAGTCCCCAGAGATGAAACAGAGTGGATTAG AGCCCCTGGAGGAGCACCACGTGGCCCAGCTTCTCCGGCGCTTCTCCACAGACCAGCTGCTGCATCGGCAGCTCTCTCTGGACAGTGCCCTGGCACACCACCTCCACCAGTGCTCCTACCACCTGCGCCTCTTCCGCAACTGGTTAATCTCCGGCCAGGACACCCTAGATTGCCTCTACG GCTTTGAGGGATGTTCCATGGTGCCATCGATCTACCCGCTGGAGACACTGCACAACTCGCTCTCGCTGAAACAGGTGGACCAGTTCCTCACGGCGGTGTGTGAGAGCGGCGGGGAATCCCAGTCCAGGACCACCAGAG ctctctccGCCATGTTCGACACTCAGACTCAGCCGTCGGTGGACGCCTACATCCCGCAGAGAGTCCTATCGTCCTCTGCGTCGTTGCGCCACCGTTCGGACCGCCCACCCTGGT ATAGCAGTGGTCCATCCAGCACCGTATCCAGTGCGGGCCCGTCATCGCCGACCACTGCCGATACGTCCCCCCGGTTCAGCTTCAGCGACAAGACGTCCCTGACTCCTCAGAGCAGCGAGGAGACACAGGGGGGGCAGCAGGGCGGCCACCTGCCCTCGCCCCCCCACCTGCCCAGCAGCCCGCCTCCTGGCACAGATGAAACAGATAAACAGGAAGTGGGGCACCAGGAGACGGGCACCTCCCCCATGACAAACCACCACGATTGCCAGGAACTGCCGGAGTCCCCAAGCGAGGCAGCAGATGCCCCTTCCCCCGACTCCCCACTGGCCGAGCTGCTCCCGGGGCACCCTGGGTCCCTCCCTGTTCTGCTGGAACTGCATGAGAGCAGCTCTGAGGCCGGTTCCAGTTCGCAAACCCCTATAAGCCCGGATATGGAGGTTGGGGGCGGGGCCTTAGACACGGAGGCGGGGCCGGGGGCATGGAAAAACGGCTTGGGACCGGTTGTGGAGGTTGGCGGTGCACAGGCTGCTGAGCCCTAG